CGCGATCGAACGGCGCCGGGTCGCGCGGCCGGCCACCGGCGCGGGCAGCACCACCCGGTGCACAGTCGAGCGCCAGCGGTCGTTGGTCCACTGGGCGAGCAGGTCGCCCAGGTTCACCAGCAGCCCGCCCGGCCCCGGGACGACCGAGTGCCAGACGCCGTCGGGGCCGACGATCTCCAGGCCGGGCACCCGGTCGCCGTAGAGGACGGTGAGGATTCCGTAGTCGGTGTGCGCGCCCATCCGGGCCGGCTCCCCGGGTTCGCCGGCGTCCGGGCGGGCGGCGGTCACGTAGCTCAGCGCGCGCAGGGTCTCGGTCGAGTGGTCGGTGAACGGGGCGAAGTAGCCCTCGGGAAGCCCGAGCGCGACGGCGAAGATCTCGGCGAGCCGGCGGGCGAGCCGGGCGACGGCGCCGAAGTAGGCGGTCAGTGCCGGGCGCAGCGCCGGAACCTCGTCCGGCCACAGGTTCGCGGCGAAGACGCCGTCGCGCTCGCGCTCGTAGACCGGGTCGCCGGCGGGCCAGCCCTCCGGGCCGGTGTTGAACGCCTCGAACGTGTCCGGACCGGCGTCGACGCCGAGGCTGTAGGCCAGCGACTCGGCGCGCGGCGGGCTGTAACCCCGGTTCGTCATGACGTCGGCGGGGACATAGCGCAGTTTCAGGCTCGCGGGCAGCGCCCAGAAGGTGTCGAGCGCGGCCAGCGCCGCCTCGATCGTCGCCGGCTCGATGCCGTGCCCGACGATCTCGAGGAAGCCGACCCGCCGACAGCCGTCGTCGACCTCGGCGGCGATCTCCCGGCGGCGGTCGGCGCCGCCGGCACGCCATCCGGACAGGTCGACCAGCGGGACCAGACCGGCCATCCGCACACCTCCGTCGTCCGGTCACCATCGCCTGCCGACGAAGGCGAATATAGGCAGGAAGACGCGGTCAGGCCTGGAGAAGTGGCCACCGTCGCGGTGGGTGACAGCCGTCCGAAGGCATGGCACGGGCAGGGCGCGGACCGGACACGGACGGGGCGACGAACCTAGGCTGGGGCCGCGGGGACAGGGCGTTCAGGGAGGCAGCCGCGTGACCAGCAGCGCCAGTACGGCCACCGCCGTCGACGAACCGTTCACGGGCCTCGTCGGTCTCCATCACCTGCAGCTGGCGATCCCCGCCGGCGCGGAGGATGCCTGCCGGGCGTTCTGGGCCGGGCTCCTCGGCCTCTCCGAGGTGCCGAAGCCACCGCCGCTGGCCGCCCGCGGTGGTGCCTGGTTCCGCGGCACGGGCTTCGAGCTGCACGTCGGCGTCGACCCGGCCTTCACCCCCGCGACCAAGGGCCACCCGGCGATCCTCGTCGGCGACCTCGACGCGCTCGCCGAGCGGCTGGCCGCCGCGGGCGTCGCGGTGACCTGGTCGCACGACTTCCCCGGTCACCGCCACTTCTACAGCCCCGACCCGGTCGGCAACCGGATCGAGTTCATCTCCCCCGACCCGGCGTCCTAGCCGCGGCCGGTCAGCCGCCGCCCGCGCGGGACGACGGCGGGGCCGGTGGACCGTAGGGGGAGCCCTCGGGGACGTCACGCAGGTCGATGTCCGCGACCGTCCTCGCCGCGAACAGGGCCTCGACCTCGGCGGGCGGGCAGCCGAGCTCGGCGAGGATCTCGCGGGTGTCGTGGCCGACGAGCACGGAACGCGACGGCGGGCGGCCCGCGTCGCGGCTCCAGGTGCCATAGCCGCGGACGACGTGGAACCGGCCGAACCGGGGGTCGTCGATGAGATGGGTGAAGCCGTTCGCGCCGAGGTGCTCGTCGGTCACGTGGTCATCCCCCATGACGGCGCGGACGGCGGGAACGCCACGCGCCGCGAGCTCGGCCGCGGCCGTCCGGACCGTCCGCGCCGCGAACGCCGCGGCGACGGCGTCGACGAGCTCGTCGGCCTCGAGGACCCCGTCGCCGCCGAGGGCCCCGAGGGCGGCGAGCAGGTCGCGGGTCCGCGCCGCGGTCACCGCGGCGACGGCGATCCAACCGTCGGCGCACCGGTAGTAGCGGTGCCCGCCGGTGGGGCCGGGGAAGTTGGTGGCGCCGCGGGCCGGCTCGGGGCGGCTGGCGAACTCGGTGAGCTCGGGCGCCTGCAGGTAGGTCGCCGTGTTCGCCAGGCTCAGGCTGAGCCGCTGGCCCGCGCCGTCGCGGTCGCGGGCGTAGAGCGCGGCGAGCACCCCGAGGGCGCCGAGCACGCCGGTGCCGGTGTCGTTGAGCGGGATCGGGGTGAGCACCGGGTCACCGTCCCCGCCCTGCGCGTCGGCGAGGCCGGACAGGCCCTGGAACACCGGGTCGAAGCCGGGCGCGCTGGCATAGGCGCTGGCGTGGCCGTACGCGGAGACGCTGCAGCGCACCAGGTCGGGCCGCGCCGCTGCGATCCGCTCGGGTGGGAGGCCGAGCTTCTCCAGCCGCCCGG
Above is a window of Pseudofrankia saprophytica DNA encoding:
- a CDS encoding isopenicillin N synthase family dioxygenase, producing the protein MAGLVPLVDLSGWRAGGADRRREIAAEVDDGCRRVGFLEIVGHGIEPATIEAALAALDTFWALPASLKLRYVPADVMTNRGYSPPRAESLAYSLGVDAGPDTFEAFNTGPEGWPAGDPVYERERDGVFAANLWPDEVPALRPALTAYFGAVARLARRLAEIFAVALGLPEGYFAPFTDHSTETLRALSYVTAARPDAGEPGEPARMGAHTDYGILTVLYGDRVPGLEIVGPDGVWHSVVPGPGGLLVNLGDLLAQWTNDRWRSTVHRVVLPAPVAGRATRRRSIAFFHDGNHDAVVECLPTCTGPDDPPRYPPVVAGEHLTAKLVAPRLHRPTTATSTLGDRTDAVTP
- a CDS encoding VOC family protein; translated protein: MTSSASTATAVDEPFTGLVGLHHLQLAIPAGAEDACRAFWAGLLGLSEVPKPPPLAARGGAWFRGTGFELHVGVDPAFTPATKGHPAILVGDLDALAERLAAAGVAVTWSHDFPGHRHFYSPDPVGNRIEFISPDPAS